One genomic segment of Anaerolineales bacterium includes these proteins:
- a CDS encoding YHS domain-containing protein → MAKDLVCGMEVNEETAEWTSVYRGKKYYFCGPGCKKSFDADPQKYIQSKAHAGHEDHA, encoded by the coding sequence ATGGCAAAAGATCTCGTTTGCGGCATGGAAGTGAATGAGGAAACGGCCGAGTGGACATCCGTGTATCGGGGGAAGAAGTACTATTTTTGTGGTCCCGGATGTAAAAAATCTTTCGATGCTGATCCCCAAAAATACATCCAATCGAAGGCGCACGCCGGCCATGAAGATCACGCATGA
- a CDS encoding transcriptional regulator, with product MADKTGIDPGIGDLAEVDRLVHEPARLMILMVLYTVEFADFTFLTTITRLTDGNLSSHLSKLESAGYVEIEKGYDGKKPRTRIRLTEVGRKAVDAYRTTMSQALQHLAD from the coding sequence ATGGCAGATAAAACAGGCATCGATCCGGGAATTGGCGACCTGGCCGAGGTGGATCGCCTGGTGCACGAGCCTGCGCGGCTGATGATCCTGATGGTCCTGTACACGGTGGAGTTCGCCGACTTCACGTTTTTAACCACAATCACCAGGCTCACCGACGGCAACCTGTCGTCCCATCTGAGCAAGCTGGAATCTGCCGGCTACGTCGAGATCGAGAAAGGTTATGACGGTAAAAAGCCCCGCACGCGAATACGGCTGACCGAGGTCGGCCGCAAGGCGGTGGATGCCTACCGGACCACGATGAGTCAAGCGCTGCAGCACCTGGCTGACTGA